The Cyanobacteriota bacterium genome window below encodes:
- a CDS encoding cysteine synthase A has product MDIKQGFVGTIGNTPLIRLNTLSEETGCEILGKAEFLNPGGSVKDRAALYIINDAERQGLLKPGGTVVEGTAGNTGIGLAHICNAKGYKCLIVIPETQSQEKIDALRTLGAEVRLVPAVPYKDPNNYVKLSGRIAAELDNAIWANQFDNLANRQAHYETTGPEIWQQTDGKVDAWVAATGTGGTYAGVALFLKEQNPNIRVVLADPMGSGLYSYAKTGTITIEGKSITEGIGNSRITANMQGAPIDDAIQIDDQECVTTIYRLLRQEGLFMGGSVGINVAAAVRVAKQMGPGHTIVTVLCDGGARYQSRLFNRQWLAERGLSPDL; this is encoded by the coding sequence ATGGATATTAAACAAGGCTTCGTAGGCACGATCGGCAACACTCCTCTCATTCGCTTAAACACCCTAAGTGAGGAAACTGGCTGTGAAATCCTAGGCAAAGCAGAGTTCTTAAATCCAGGCGGTTCGGTTAAAGACCGTGCTGCTCTTTACATTATCAATGACGCAGAACGGCAGGGTCTACTAAAACCCGGTGGCACGGTAGTAGAAGGCACAGCAGGAAATACTGGCATTGGCCTGGCCCATATCTGTAATGCCAAGGGCTATAAGTGCCTAATTGTTATCCCTGAGACACAATCACAGGAGAAGATAGATGCCCTGCGAACTCTAGGGGCTGAGGTGCGTCTAGTACCAGCCGTGCCCTATAAGGATCCTAATAACTATGTCAAACTCTCAGGTAGAATCGCCGCAGAACTCGACAATGCCATCTGGGCAAACCAGTTTGATAATTTAGCCAATCGTCAGGCCCATTACGAAACCACAGGCCCAGAAATTTGGCAACAAACCGATGGCAAGGTTGATGCTTGGGTAGCTGCAACGGGCACAGGGGGAACCTATGCCGGCGTAGCCTTGTTTCTGAAGGAGCAAAATCCCAACATTCGTGTAGTGTTAGCTGATCCAATGGGGAGCGGCCTCTATAGCTATGCCAAAACTGGAACAATAACTATTGAAGGCAAATCAATTACAGAAGGCATTGGTAATAGTCGCATAACCGCCAATATGCAAGGAGCACCGATCGATGATGCCATCCAAATTGATGACCAAGAATGCGTCACAACGATCTATCGGTTGCTACGGCAAGAGGGATTGTTTATGGGTGGTTCTGTGGGGATCAACGTCGCCGCCGCAGTGCGGGTAGCTAAACAGATGGGGCCTGGCCATACGATCGTCACAGTGTTGTGTGATGGTGGTGCGCGTTATCAATCTCGCCTCTTCAATCGTCAGTGGCTAGCAGAGCGCGGGCTATCACCCGATCTCTAA